In one window of Hymenobacter nivis DNA:
- a CDS encoding glycoside hydrolase family 13 protein: MKTILTTALLLAAASGLAQPAKPAPNETWWKEAVVYQVYPRSYKDSNGDGVGDLRGLISKLDYIKSLGVNVIWLNPIYGSPNDDNGYDISDYRAIMKDFGTMADFDELLRGMHQRGLKVVLDLVVNHSSDEHEWFKQSKSGRDNPYRDYYHWWPEEKGVPNKRQSFFDVKGDAWAYDEATKAYYLHYFSRKQPDLNWENPKLREEIYSMMRFWFDKGIDGFRMDVIPFIAKDTTFPPIPAKYHGDFGRYYANGPHLHDYLQEMHREVLGKYDVMSVAEGAGVTSDQALEFVDPARKELNMLYHFEGMGVGNVPGLKYRMRKHEGYSLLEFKQVYTKWDKIFAEKGWGTIYLGNHDQPRMVTRWGDDRPAFRAVSSKLLTTFLLTMRGTPYYFGGDELGMTNIKFDKIEDYQDIETRNMYAQLKAEGGDLAQFVEAQKISGRDNGRTPFQWDASANAGFSTGTPWLKLNPNYAQVNAAAEEKDPNSVLNYFRRATAMRRQHKVLVYGQYQLLDAANPHIYAYTRTLGKERVLVVLNFTSEKRRWALPAGLKAGGAPWLNNYPTFAPAATLALEPWQAVVVPLR; the protein is encoded by the coding sequence ATGAAAACCATCCTGACTACGGCTTTGCTACTGGCGGCTGCCAGTGGTTTGGCGCAGCCTGCCAAACCTGCACCAAACGAAACCTGGTGGAAGGAAGCCGTGGTGTACCAGGTGTACCCGCGCAGCTACAAAGACAGCAACGGCGACGGCGTGGGCGACCTGCGGGGCCTCATCTCCAAGCTCGACTACATCAAGAGCCTGGGGGTAAACGTGATTTGGCTGAACCCGATTTACGGCTCGCCCAACGACGACAACGGCTACGACATCTCGGACTACCGCGCCATTATGAAGGACTTCGGCACGATGGCCGACTTTGATGAGCTGCTGCGCGGCATGCACCAGCGCGGGCTGAAGGTGGTGCTGGACCTGGTGGTGAACCACAGCAGCGACGAGCACGAGTGGTTCAAGCAGTCGAAAAGCGGGCGCGACAACCCGTACCGCGACTACTACCATTGGTGGCCCGAAGAGAAGGGCGTGCCCAACAAGCGCCAGAGCTTTTTCGACGTGAAGGGCGACGCCTGGGCCTACGACGAGGCCACTAAGGCCTACTACCTGCACTACTTCTCACGCAAGCAGCCCGACCTGAACTGGGAAAACCCCAAGCTGCGCGAGGAGATTTACAGCATGATGCGCTTCTGGTTCGACAAGGGCATCGATGGCTTTCGGATGGACGTGATTCCGTTCATCGCCAAGGACACCACGTTTCCGCCCATCCCGGCCAAGTACCACGGCGACTTCGGCCGCTATTACGCCAACGGGCCCCACCTGCACGACTACTTGCAGGAAATGCACCGCGAGGTGCTGGGCAAGTACGACGTGATGAGCGTGGCCGAAGGCGCAGGCGTGACCAGCGACCAAGCCCTGGAATTCGTGGACCCCGCCCGCAAGGAGCTGAACATGCTCTACCACTTCGAGGGCATGGGCGTGGGTAACGTGCCCGGCCTCAAGTACCGGATGCGCAAGCACGAAGGCTACAGCCTACTGGAATTCAAGCAGGTGTACACGAAGTGGGACAAGATATTTGCCGAAAAAGGCTGGGGCACCATCTACCTCGGCAACCACGACCAGCCCCGGATGGTGACGCGCTGGGGCGACGACCGGCCCGCGTTTCGGGCGGTTTCCTCGAAGCTGCTCACCACGTTTTTGCTCACCATGCGCGGCACGCCCTATTACTTCGGTGGCGACGAGTTGGGCATGACCAACATCAAATTCGATAAAATCGAAGACTACCAGGACATCGAGACGCGCAACATGTACGCGCAGCTGAAGGCGGAGGGCGGCGACCTCGCGCAATTCGTGGAAGCCCAGAAAATCTCGGGCCGCGACAACGGTCGCACGCCATTTCAGTGGGACGCCTCGGCCAATGCGGGCTTCAGCACCGGCACGCCCTGGCTGAAGCTCAACCCCAACTACGCGCAGGTGAACGCGGCGGCTGAGGAGAAAGACCCGAATTCCGTCCTCAACTACTTCCGCCGGGCCACGGCCATGCGCCGGCAGCACAAGGTGCTGGTGTACGGGCAGTACCAATTGCTCGACGCGGCTAATCCGCACATCTACGCCTACACGCGCACGCTGGGCAAGGAGCGGGTGCTGGTGGTGCTCAACTTCACATCCGAGAAGCGCAGGTGGGCCCTGCCGGCCGGCTTGAAGGCCGGCGGGGCCCCCTGGCTCAACAACTATCCCACCTTTGCCCCGGCCGCCACGCTGGCCCTGGAGCCCTGGCAGGCCGTAGTGGTGCCACTGCGGTAA
- a CDS encoding RagB/SusD family nutrient uptake outer membrane protein, whose protein sequence is MKKILSAAAMLALLQLANSCQINEEFKGVLTPAQVAGGNASSLLDGAYNAMRSPFQGATQIFAMSEVTTDERLMPTRAGDWDDNGKWRALHLHNWDANHPEIRDAFANLGGVVFAATDVLRPEFGATPQQAAEARFLRAFAMYWTLDLYDQVPYREPGQLVSSSASVRKGTEALDFIVSELTAIIPTLPDAPVNRGTKDAARMLLMKCYLNRGVYTNRAAPTFAAADMNQVITLADQIINSGRYRFAANYFDNFAPDNSAIGTENIFTELNVGGVSSGAQYDLWRFISHYNMAPTGYNGPCALPSFYNKYEATDLRRGQAYSYKNGPTNPGKRINVGFLIGQQYNLLTDKALTDRTGAPLAFTAAVSLIETGSNLEVTGIRPMKYPPDFTNNGAGTTDNDMVHFRLPDVLLMKAEAIMRGGTGTSAGTYGSTALALVNAVRTDPTRAASALASVDMNSLLDERGRELYLENWRRQDMVRFGKFLGPIEQGPTTSDAKYLIFPIPNQQLAVNPNLVQNPGY, encoded by the coding sequence ATGAAGAAGATACTCAGTGCGGCGGCTATGCTGGCCCTGCTTCAATTGGCGAACAGCTGCCAGATTAACGAGGAATTTAAGGGCGTGCTAACGCCCGCCCAGGTAGCCGGCGGCAACGCGTCCTCGCTGCTTGACGGGGCGTACAACGCCATGCGCAGCCCGTTTCAGGGGGCCACCCAGATCTTTGCCATGTCGGAAGTAACCACCGATGAGCGCCTGATGCCTACGCGGGCCGGCGACTGGGATGACAACGGCAAGTGGCGCGCCCTGCACCTGCACAACTGGGACGCCAATCACCCCGAAATCCGCGATGCCTTTGCCAACCTGGGCGGGGTCGTGTTTGCCGCCACCGACGTGCTGCGGCCCGAGTTTGGCGCTACCCCACAGCAAGCAGCCGAAGCCCGCTTCCTGCGCGCCTTCGCCATGTACTGGACCCTCGACCTCTACGATCAGGTGCCCTACCGCGAGCCCGGCCAGCTGGTTTCGAGCAGCGCCTCCGTGCGCAAGGGTACCGAGGCGCTCGACTTCATCGTGAGTGAGCTGACGGCAATCATTCCTACCCTGCCCGATGCCCCGGTGAACCGGGGGACCAAGGACGCGGCCCGGATGCTGCTGATGAAGTGCTACCTCAACCGGGGCGTGTACACCAACCGGGCTGCCCCTACCTTCGCGGCGGCCGACATGAACCAGGTCATCACCCTGGCCGACCAGATTATCAACAGCGGGCGCTACAGATTTGCCGCCAACTACTTCGATAACTTTGCGCCTGATAACTCGGCCATTGGCACTGAAAACATCTTTACCGAGCTGAATGTGGGCGGCGTGAGCAGCGGGGCGCAGTACGATTTGTGGCGCTTCATCTCGCATTACAACATGGCGCCCACCGGCTACAACGGACCATGCGCTCTGCCAAGCTTCTACAATAAGTACGAAGCCACCGACCTGCGCCGGGGCCAAGCGTACTCCTACAAGAACGGGCCCACTAACCCCGGCAAGCGCATCAACGTCGGCTTCCTCATCGGCCAGCAATACAACCTGCTGACGGACAAGGCTCTGACCGACCGTACCGGTGCACCGCTGGCCTTCACGGCCGCCGTTAGCCTCATCGAAACGGGCTCCAACCTGGAAGTAACCGGCATCCGACCCATGAAGTACCCTCCCGACTTCACCAACAACGGGGCTGGCACCACTGACAACGACATGGTGCACTTTCGCCTACCCGACGTGCTGCTGATGAAGGCCGAAGCCATTATGCGCGGCGGCACCGGTACCTCGGCCGGCACCTACGGCAGCACGGCCCTGGCCTTGGTTAATGCTGTGCGCACCGACCCCACGCGGGCGGCCAGCGCCTTGGCATCCGTAGACATGAACTCGCTACTCGATGAGCGCGGCCGCGAGCTGTACCTGGAGAACTGGCGCCGCCAGGACATGGTGCGCTTCGGCAAGTTCCTGGGGCCCATCGAGCAGGGCCCTACCACCAGCGACGCCAAATACCTGATTTTCCCCATTCCGAACCAGCAGTTGGCCGTGAACCCCAATCTGGTACAAAACCCGGGCTATTAA
- a CDS encoding SusC/RagA family TonB-linked outer membrane protein — protein sequence MSNNWYKRYNLYEQPAPQRAGQTKPALAKLLAFVLLALLFPLLSQAQTTRAITGKVVDSKAVGLPGVTVIVSGTTVGASTGADGTFQLQAPSTATTLSFSFIGYATQKVSITDKSSVQVTMQDDAQALSDVVVVGYGTVKKSDLTGAVSALGPKDFNKGTFTSPDQLIQGRASGVQVTQNSGEPGGAATIKIRGNSAVTGTGQPLYVVDGVPLDGRSAQPGLNTAFGDSPASNPLNFLNPNDIESIDVLKDASATAIYGSRAAYGVVIITTKRGKVGEARLDIGASGGVSNILRRIKVLNADQYRQALTYYGAPAANDKGQNNDALDAILRTAPIQNYNAAVSGGTENGRYRLSVGYLNQQGIVKKTGFEKYNATFSTNLKFLESKRLGLDINVIATQTRSQLAPITNNGDFRGSLIGQALQWNPTDSLYGANGQPISRLGSTTINPVAQQDYYNDNSRVTTMLASFSPYYKFTDWLTYRALVATTYNTGIRRTSIDQRLNVQDYQQVGYAAIGTSELQTQQMTHTLSADKKIATDLNLNAVVGYEYQRFENSGSNLSGRGPVNASTGAPIGFGTYGLDYTNYLQFSNPSGRSISSFVDPVSELQSFFGRAILNYKQRYLFTATLRADGSTKFGDNYKYGYFPSASAAWDISQESFFKSKSVNLLKARISYGRTGNQEFPAGSARSQFAFQSNNGGINQTTNYNPALKWQSDEQYDAGLDMAFFNNRLTLTADYFYKRTTDLLYPNIPGYPAAPGGSSVIWQNLPGIITNKGLELLVGVTAVDNANFGLSFNANGTFVKNNVSGLNQALIIQTGTLNGQGLSGVLAETIQNGQPINGFYLPIYNGINPTTGFYNDFGPTQYAGNPNPTTLLGLSTSIRYKKLSLTANLNGVFGNKIYNNTFNSVLNVSQIRGGRNIALAEYESGVKESLANAVTPSTRYLESGNYVKLRNVTLSYALGDIAGVFKGASVYAIGQNLFVITNYRGFDPEVNTNKSNGVVPSAGIDYTGYPSARTLTFGVNFSL from the coding sequence ATGAGTAACAACTGGTACAAACGTTACAATTTGTATGAGCAGCCCGCTCCCCAACGGGCCGGTCAAACCAAGCCCGCGCTGGCAAAGCTTCTGGCCTTCGTCCTGCTGGCCCTCCTTTTTCCCCTGTTAAGCCAGGCACAAACTACCCGGGCCATCACGGGCAAAGTGGTCGATAGCAAAGCCGTCGGCCTGCCGGGGGTTACGGTCATCGTATCCGGCACCACAGTGGGAGCCAGCACGGGGGCCGACGGCACGTTCCAGCTCCAGGCGCCCTCCACCGCTACCACATTATCCTTCTCGTTCATCGGCTACGCCACGCAGAAGGTCTCGATAACAGATAAATCTTCCGTGCAGGTGACCATGCAGGACGATGCACAAGCCCTGTCCGACGTGGTAGTGGTGGGCTATGGCACAGTTAAGAAGAGCGACCTGACCGGTGCCGTATCAGCTCTGGGACCCAAGGATTTCAACAAGGGCACCTTCACCTCGCCCGACCAACTAATTCAGGGCCGGGCCTCGGGCGTGCAAGTGACGCAGAACAGCGGTGAGCCCGGCGGGGCGGCCACCATCAAGATTCGCGGTAACTCGGCCGTGACGGGTACGGGCCAGCCCCTGTATGTAGTGGACGGCGTGCCGCTCGACGGCCGCTCGGCCCAGCCGGGACTGAACACGGCCTTTGGCGACAGCCCGGCCAGCAACCCGCTCAACTTCTTGAACCCCAACGATATTGAGTCAATTGATGTGCTCAAAGATGCCTCGGCTACGGCCATTTATGGCTCGCGGGCAGCCTACGGGGTAGTGATTATTACCACCAAGAGGGGCAAGGTGGGCGAGGCCCGGCTGGACATAGGCGCGTCGGGCGGCGTTTCGAACATTCTGCGCCGCATCAAGGTGCTTAATGCCGACCAATATCGGCAGGCCCTGACGTATTACGGGGCCCCGGCTGCCAACGACAAGGGCCAGAACAACGACGCACTGGATGCCATTCTCCGCACTGCGCCCATCCAGAACTACAACGCGGCCGTGAGCGGCGGCACCGAAAACGGCCGCTACCGCCTTTCGGTGGGCTATCTCAACCAGCAGGGCATCGTGAAGAAAACCGGCTTTGAGAAGTACAACGCCACGTTCTCAACCAACCTGAAGTTCCTGGAAAGCAAGCGCCTGGGGCTGGACATCAACGTCATTGCCACCCAAACACGCTCGCAGCTGGCCCCCATCACCAACAACGGTGACTTCCGGGGCAGCCTCATTGGGCAAGCCTTACAGTGGAACCCCACCGACTCGCTCTATGGGGCCAACGGCCAGCCCATCTCGCGCCTGGGCAGCACCACCATCAACCCGGTGGCGCAGCAAGACTACTACAACGATAACTCCCGCGTGACCACCATGCTGGCTTCGTTCTCGCCCTACTATAAATTCACCGACTGGCTAACCTACCGGGCGCTGGTCGCCACGACCTATAACACGGGCATCCGGCGCACCTCCATCGACCAGCGCCTCAACGTGCAGGACTACCAGCAGGTAGGCTACGCCGCCATCGGCACCAGCGAGCTGCAGACGCAGCAGATGACCCACACGCTGAGCGCGGACAAGAAGATAGCCACCGACCTGAACCTTAACGCGGTGGTGGGCTACGAATACCAGCGGTTTGAAAATTCGGGCTCGAACCTGAGCGGGCGCGGGCCAGTGAACGCCAGCACGGGCGCGCCCATCGGCTTCGGCACCTACGGGCTGGACTATACTAACTACCTGCAATTCTCCAATCCCTCAGGCCGCTCCATCTCGTCGTTCGTAGATCCCGTGAGCGAGTTGCAGTCGTTCTTCGGCCGCGCCATCCTCAACTACAAGCAGCGCTACCTATTCACGGCTACCCTGCGGGCCGACGGCAGCACCAAGTTCGGCGACAATTATAAGTACGGCTACTTCCCCTCGGCTTCGGCAGCCTGGGACATCAGCCAGGAGAGCTTTTTCAAGTCCAAGTCCGTGAATTTGCTCAAAGCGCGGATTAGCTACGGGCGCACCGGCAACCAAGAGTTTCCGGCCGGCTCGGCCCGCAGCCAGTTTGCCTTCCAGTCCAACAACGGCGGCATCAACCAGACTACCAACTACAACCCCGCCCTGAAGTGGCAGTCGGATGAGCAGTACGACGCGGGTCTGGACATGGCCTTTTTCAACAACCGCCTGACGCTGACCGCCGACTACTTCTACAAGCGCACCACCGACCTGCTCTACCCCAACATTCCGGGCTACCCGGCCGCACCGGGCGGTAGCAGCGTTATCTGGCAGAACCTGCCCGGTATTATTACCAACAAGGGCCTGGAGCTGCTGGTAGGCGTAACGGCAGTGGACAACGCCAATTTCGGCCTGAGCTTCAACGCCAACGGCACGTTTGTAAAAAATAACGTGTCGGGCCTGAACCAGGCGCTGATTATCCAGACCGGCACGCTCAACGGCCAAGGTCTGTCGGGCGTACTGGCCGAGACCATACAGAATGGCCAGCCCATCAATGGATTTTACCTGCCGATTTACAACGGCATCAACCCCACCACCGGCTTCTACAACGATTTTGGCCCAACCCAGTACGCGGGCAATCCCAACCCCACCACGCTGTTGGGCCTGAGCACCAGTATCCGCTACAAGAAGCTCTCGCTGACGGCCAACCTCAACGGAGTGTTCGGCAACAAGATTTACAACAACACCTTCAACAGCGTGCTCAACGTAAGCCAGATTCGGGGGGGGCGTAACATTGCCCTGGCCGAGTACGAGTCGGGCGTGAAGGAGTCATTAGCCAACGCCGTGACGCCCTCGACGCGCTACCTGGAAAGCGGCAACTACGTGAAGCTGCGCAACGTGACGCTTTCCTACGCGCTGGGCGACATTGCCGGGGTATTCAAGGGGGCCAGCGTGTACGCCATCGGCCAGAACCTATTCGTTATCACGAACTACCGCGGCTTCGACCCCGAAGTGAACACCAACAAGTCGAACGGAGTAGTACCCTCGGCGGGTATTGATTACACCGGCTACCCCTCGGCACGGACCCTTACGTTCGGCGTCAACTTCTCTCTCTAA
- a CDS encoding glycoside hydrolase family 32 protein, with protein sequence MKSLLPCALVLLGACSSPAPPAATAPAGAPTDPYRPVYHYSAPKNWINDANGLVYTNGQYQLFYQYNPQGPTPGHLAWGHATSPDLVHWAPQPVALTEYKNPDGSNTMIFSGSAVVDSANTSGLFPAGTTDGLVAFYTGHVERPGLVLRQRQELATSRDHGLTWQRYAKNPVLDIGSKEFRDPKVFWYAPQQKWVMATVKADRQQVYLYESKNLTQWTFLSRWGRAGNTVKEWECPDLFELPVPGGGTKWVLLISSGGPIEQFRGQQYFLGQFDGKTFVPDQPYDEPTYLDFGKDFFAGVTFGNAPKGRRILVGWANNWAYAPTVPTGDQWRGCFAVPRELSLRRTAQGLALVQQPVAELRALGKEVLNVPNQAIPAGAAGYEVPFKGESYDLSLTLTPGTAKTLALNVLQSTAERTTLRYDVARQTLTLDRTQSGNVDFHPMFASSLETARVPLRNGKLQLRLLVDKSVVEVFAQDGETTLTDLVFPRQHTGRITLTAEGGTAQMTALRLADLSGAPAS encoded by the coding sequence ATGAAATCACTTCTTCCCTGCGCATTGGTTTTGTTGGGCGCGTGCAGCAGCCCGGCACCGCCGGCCGCCACCGCCCCGGCGGGGGCCCCCACCGACCCGTACCGGCCGGTGTACCACTACTCGGCGCCCAAAAACTGGATCAACGACGCCAATGGGCTGGTGTATACCAACGGCCAGTACCAGCTCTTTTACCAGTACAACCCGCAGGGCCCCACGCCGGGCCACCTGGCCTGGGGCCACGCCACCAGCCCCGACCTGGTGCACTGGGCCCCCCAGCCCGTGGCCCTGACCGAGTACAAGAACCCGGACGGCAGCAACACGATGATCTTTTCGGGGAGCGCCGTGGTGGATTCGGCCAACACCTCGGGCCTGTTTCCGGCCGGTACCACCGACGGGCTGGTAGCCTTTTATACCGGCCACGTGGAGCGCCCGGGCCTGGTGCTGCGCCAGCGGCAGGAGCTAGCCACCAGCCGCGACCACGGCCTGACCTGGCAGCGCTACGCCAAGAACCCGGTGCTCGACATCGGCAGCAAGGAATTCCGAGACCCCAAGGTATTTTGGTACGCCCCCCAGCAGAAGTGGGTGATGGCCACCGTGAAAGCTGACCGCCAGCAGGTGTACCTGTACGAATCGAAGAACCTCACCCAGTGGACGTTCCTGAGCCGCTGGGGCCGCGCCGGCAACACCGTGAAGGAGTGGGAATGCCCCGACCTGTTTGAGCTGCCCGTGCCGGGCGGCGGTACTAAGTGGGTGCTGCTGATTTCGTCTGGGGGCCCCATCGAGCAGTTCCGGGGGCAGCAGTACTTCCTGGGCCAGTTCGATGGCAAAACTTTCGTACCCGACCAGCCTTACGACGAGCCCACCTACCTCGATTTTGGCAAGGATTTCTTCGCCGGCGTCACCTTCGGCAACGCCCCCAAGGGCCGCCGCATCTTGGTGGGCTGGGCCAACAACTGGGCCTACGCCCCCACCGTACCCACCGGCGACCAGTGGCGCGGCTGCTTCGCCGTGCCCCGCGAGCTGAGCCTGCGCCGCACGGCCCAGGGCCTGGCGCTGGTGCAACAGCCCGTGGCCGAGCTGCGCGCGCTGGGCAAAGAAGTGCTGAACGTGCCAAACCAAGCCATCCCCGCCGGCGCGGCGGGCTACGAAGTGCCCTTTAAAGGCGAATCCTACGACCTGAGTCTGACGCTAACGCCCGGCACCGCCAAAACGCTCGCCCTGAACGTGCTGCAGAGCACCGCCGAGCGCACCACCCTGCGCTACGACGTGGCCCGGCAGACCCTGACGCTCGACCGCACCCAGTCGGGCAACGTGGACTTCCACCCCATGTTTGCCAGCAGCCTCGAAACGGCCCGCGTGCCCCTGCGCAACGGCAAGCTGCAACTCCGGCTGCTGGTCGATAAATCGGTGGTGGAAGTGTTTGCCCAAGACGGCGAAACGACGCTTACCGACCTGGTTTTCCCGCGGCAACACACAGGCCGCATCACCCTCACGGCCGAGGGCGGCACTGCCCAAATGACCGCTTTGCGCTTGGCCGACCTCAGCGGGGCCCCGGCGAGCTAG
- a CDS encoding carbohydrate kinase family protein, translating into MAIACFGEMLWDVLPTGKQPGGAPLNVAVHLHNFGADAQIISRVGRDDLGAKLLEFLIAKGISTAYVQRGETHLTGVVKANVSDTNEVTYKIVQPVAWDYIQYDDALGQLVAEADAFVFGSLVARSPASRATLYQLLEHARLKVFDVNFRAPHYSREVVTYLLQQADVVKLNHHELTEIMDWFGAPAAEATALPWLAERFGLQAVCVTKGADGAALWTDGQLYQSPGVPVTVQDTIGSGDAFLAALLTGRLAGQSPADYLAFACAAGALVATYQGATPAISAAQVRALAAAPAA; encoded by the coding sequence ATGGCCATTGCCTGCTTCGGCGAAATGCTTTGGGATGTGCTCCCCACCGGCAAGCAGCCCGGCGGGGCCCCGCTCAACGTGGCGGTGCACCTGCACAATTTTGGCGCGGACGCGCAAATTATCAGCCGCGTGGGGCGCGACGACCTGGGGGCCAAGCTGCTGGAATTTCTGATAGCCAAGGGCATCAGCACCGCGTACGTGCAGCGCGGCGAAACCCACCTCACCGGTGTGGTGAAGGCCAACGTGAGCGATACCAATGAAGTGACCTACAAGATTGTACAGCCCGTGGCCTGGGACTACATTCAGTACGATGACGCGCTGGGCCAGCTCGTAGCGGAAGCCGACGCATTCGTATTTGGCAGCCTGGTGGCCCGCAGCCCGGCTTCGCGCGCGACGCTTTACCAGTTGCTGGAGCACGCCCGGCTCAAAGTGTTCGACGTGAATTTTAGGGCCCCGCACTATTCGCGCGAGGTGGTGACTTATCTGCTCCAGCAGGCCGACGTGGTGAAGCTCAACCACCACGAGCTGACCGAAATCATGGACTGGTTTGGGGCCCCGGCGGCCGAGGCAACGGCCCTGCCCTGGCTGGCCGAGCGCTTCGGCCTGCAAGCCGTGTGCGTAACCAAGGGCGCCGACGGCGCTGCGCTCTGGACCGACGGCCAGCTTTACCAAAGCCCCGGCGTGCCCGTCACGGTGCAAGACACTATTGGCAGCGGCGATGCGTTCCTGGCGGCCCTGCTCACGGGCCGGCTCGCCGGGCAGTCGCCCGCTGATTACCTGGCCTTTGCCTGCGCCGCCGGGGCCCTGGTGGCCACTTACCAGGGCGCGACGCCGGCCATTTCGGCGGCGCAGGTGCGGGCCCTGGCCGCCGCGCCCGCTGCTTAA
- a CDS encoding sugar porter family MFS transporter, which yields MQRKVLFWSLVTALGGFLFGFDTAVISGAEKAIQQLWHLSAFEHGFTISIALIGTVIGAIFGGIPSDRLGRRQTLRWIAVLYLVSAVGAALAPAWVPFLVFRFLGGLGVGASSVTAPLYISEISPARSRGRLVGLFQFNIVFGILVAYLSNYLLANVGDHSWRLMLGVQAVPAIAFLLFLFRVPESPRWLLLHGRIEEGRDVLRLIEPETVDADVAAILTAQAHSAQQSGSLFDPQYRTPVLLAVAFAFFNQVSGINAIIYYAPRIFEMTGLGQGAALLSSAGIGLTNFIFTLLGVNLIDRFGRRTLMLVGSVGLIATLGLVARAFYTQQFGGVPVLLFTYIAFFAFSQGAVIWVFISEIFPNAVRARGQALGSSTHWVMATAIAFTFPYFAERLGGGPTFAFFCAMMVLQLVFVLRFMPETKGTSLEQADRTLVIH from the coding sequence ATGCAACGTAAAGTTCTGTTCTGGTCCTTGGTCACGGCGCTCGGCGGTTTCCTGTTCGGCTTCGACACGGCTGTGATTTCGGGGGCCGAAAAAGCCATCCAGCAGCTCTGGCACCTGAGCGCCTTCGAGCACGGGTTCACGATTTCCATCGCCCTCATCGGCACGGTCATCGGGGCCATCTTCGGCGGTATCCCGTCCGACCGGCTGGGCCGGCGCCAGACGCTGCGCTGGATTGCGGTGCTCTATCTGGTGTCGGCGGTGGGTGCGGCGCTGGCCCCGGCCTGGGTGCCGTTCCTGGTGTTCCGCTTCCTGGGCGGGCTGGGCGTGGGGGCCTCGTCGGTAACGGCGCCGCTCTACATTTCTGAGATTTCGCCGGCCCGCTCGCGGGGCCGGCTCGTGGGCCTGTTCCAGTTCAACATTGTGTTCGGCATCCTGGTGGCGTACTTGTCCAACTACTTGCTAGCCAATGTGGGCGACCACTCGTGGCGCCTGATGCTGGGCGTGCAGGCCGTACCGGCCATTGCCTTCCTGCTGTTCCTGTTCCGGGTGCCCGAAAGCCCGCGCTGGCTGCTGCTGCACGGGCGCATCGAGGAAGGCCGCGACGTGCTGCGCCTCATCGAGCCCGAAACAGTGGACGCCGATGTGGCCGCCATCCTCACCGCGCAGGCGCACTCGGCCCAGCAGAGCGGCTCGCTCTTCGACCCGCAGTACCGCACGCCGGTGCTACTGGCCGTGGCCTTCGCGTTTTTCAACCAGGTTTCGGGCATCAACGCCATCATCTACTACGCCCCACGCATTTTCGAAATGACGGGCCTGGGCCAGGGCGCGGCGCTGCTTTCGTCGGCCGGCATTGGGCTTACTAACTTCATATTCACGCTGTTGGGCGTTAACTTGATTGACCGGTTTGGGCGGCGCACGCTCATGCTGGTAGGCTCGGTGGGCCTCATTGCCACGCTGGGGCTGGTGGCGCGGGCCTTTTATACCCAGCAGTTTGGCGGGGTGCCGGTGCTGCTGTTCACGTACATCGCCTTTTTCGCGTTTTCGCAGGGGGCCGTCATCTGGGTGTTCATCTCCGAAATTTTTCCGAACGCCGTGCGGGCCCGGGGCCAGGCACTGGGCTCCAGCACGCACTGGGTGATGGCCACGGCCATCGCCTTCACCTTTCCCTACTTTGCCGAGCGGCTGGGCGGGGGCCCCACATTCGCATTTTTCTGCGCCATGATGGTGCTGCAACTGGTATTTGTGCTGCGCTTCATGCCCGAAACCAAGGGCACCAGCCTGGAGCAGGCCGACCGCACGCTGGTGATTCACTAG